A region of Procambarus clarkii isolate CNS0578487 chromosome 48, FALCON_Pclarkii_2.0, whole genome shotgun sequence DNA encodes the following proteins:
- the LOC138351184 gene encoding baculoviral IAP repeat-containing protein 8-like, protein MTGDDLQVLGVIPYAKLRYPGLATYKQRLETFDLSWTGCVKQTSHELAESGFFFCGLSDHMRCFFCGNGFRNWEPADDPWTLHAQWYPECTFVNIKMDAQFIKNARESSQRRTIKPIDEHLLTGLMEGLGFFPALIEHFGFPDVCVRPALRQYLKSTKDLLPFVTEARCIELMLWYMQESTKAEIGLRGIHHEDVEGRVEPANLEWQSAPSDMETVATANEMDVDVVGSMSGFMTTNLGLRALPSPVETEAEETTIVANEMDVETGEEATDFDAKSHVETVMNTSTPTSWAADILCKVCFNNAFCVVLLPCRHMVTCSNCLVSMRNCPICRCTISHVLQPIIS, encoded by the exons ATGACTGGAGATGATTTGCAGGTTCTGGGGGTAATTCCATACGCTAAACTTAGATATCCAGGCTTGGCAACATACAAACAGCGTTTGGAAACATTCGACCTCAGCTGGACTGGTTGTGTCAAGCAAACATCTCACGAATTGGCAGAATCAGGATTTTTCTTCTGTG GCCTAAGTGACCACATGCGCTGCTTTTTCTGTGGGAATGGTTTTCGTAATTGGGAACCCGCTGACGACCCTTGGACACTGCACGCGCAATGGTATCCTGAGTGCACCTTTGTCAACATTAAAATGGATGCACAGTTCATTAAGAATGCTAGAGAATCTTCGCAGCGTCGAACTATAAAACCCATAGATGAACATCTTTTAACTGGTCTGATGGAAGGTTTGGGTTTTTTCCCTGCATTAATTGAACATTTTGGATTTCCTGATGTCTGTGTGAGACCTGCCTTAAGGCAATATCTCAAAAGCACCAAAGATTTATTACCGTTTGTTACGGAGGCCAGATGTATAGAATTAATGTTGTGGTATATGCAAGAGAGCACTAAAGCCGAAATAGGTTTAAGGGGAATTCATCATGAGGATGTGGAAGGAAGGGTAGAGCCTGCGAATCTGGAATGGCAATCCGCGCCCTCTGACATGGAAACAGTCGCCACAGCTAATGAAATGGATGTCGACGTTGTTGGATCAATGAGCGGGTTCATGACCACTAATCTTGGTTTGCGGGCTTTGCCTTctcctgttgaaacagaggcggAAGAGACGACTATAGTCGCTAATGAAATGGatgttgaaactggcgaagaGGCCACAGACTTTGATGCGAAATCCCATGTTGAAACCGTGATGAACACATCTACGCCAACGTCTTGGGCtgctgatattttgtgtaaggtgTGCTTTAACAATGCGTTTTGTGTCGTACTGCTGCCCTGCAGACATATGGTAACATGCAGTAATTGTCTTGTATCTATGAGAAACTGCCCCATTTGCAGATGCACCATTTCGCATGTCCTTCAACCGATTATTTCCtaa
- the LOC123764864 gene encoding uncharacterized protein, which yields MGLHTLRLVSRLFLESSQVGSRYRAFSGALRCSLVPSGALWYPLLPSGDLKCHQVPSGAFKCPQVPSGALWCSQVPSGALRFPLVPSGALWCPLVPSGALRCPQVVSGVLWCPQVPSSALRCRLVPSGALRCPLVPSGALRCPLVPSGALRYPQVPSGALRYPQVPSGALRYPQVPSSALKCPQVPSGTLRYPLVPSGALQCPQVVSGVLWCPQVSSGALRCPLVPSGALRWCQVSSGALRCPLVPSGAVWCSQVPSSALRYPQVPSDTLRCPQVPSGALRCPQVPSGTLKCPQVPSGTLRYPQVPSGALRYPQVPSGVLWYPQVPSSALRCPLVPSGALRCPQVPSSAL from the exons atggggctgcatactctaaggcTGGTCTCAC gtctctttctcgagtcgtcacaggtaggtagtAGATACAGGGCGTTCTCGGGTGCCCTCAGGTGCTCTCTGGTGCCCTCTGGTGCCCTCTGGTACCCTCTGCTGCCCTCTGGTGACCTCAAGTGCCATCAGGTGCCCTCTGGTGCCTTCAAGTGCCCTCAGGTGCCCTCTGGTGCTCTCTGGTGCTCTCAGGTGCCCTCTGGTGCCCTCAGGTTCCCTCTGGTGCCCTCTGGTGCCCTCTG GTGCCCTCTAGTGCCCTCAGGTGCCCTCAGGTGCcctcaggtggtgtcaggtgtcctCTGGTGCCCTCAGGTGCCCTCTAGTGCCCTCAGGTGCCGTCTGGTGCCCTCAGGTGCCCTCAGGTGCCCTCTAGTGCCCTCAGGTGCCCTCAG GTGCCCTCTAGTGCCCTCAGGTGCCCTCAGGTACCCTCAGGTACCCTCAGGTGCCCTCAGGTACCCTCAGGTGCCCTCAGGTGCCCTCAGGTACCCTCAGGTACCCTCAAGTGCCCTCAAGTGCCCTCAGGTACCCTCAGGTACCCTCAGGTACCCTCTAGTGCCCTCAGGTGCCCTCCAGTGCcctcaggtggtgtcaggtgtcctctggtgccctcaggtgtcctctggtgccctcaggtgccctctagtgccctcaggtgccctcaggtggtgtcaggtgtcctCTGGTGCCCTCAGGTGCCCTCTAGTGCCCTCAGGTGCCGTCTGGTGCTCTCAGGTGCCCTCAAGTGCCCTCAGGTACCCTCAGGTACCCTCAGATACCCTCAGGTGCCCTCAGGTACCCTCAGGTGCCCTCAGGTGCCCTCAGGTACCCTCAGGTACCCTCAAGTGCCCTCAAGTGCCCTCAGGTACCCTCAGGTACCCTCAGGTACCCTCAGGTGCCCTCAGGTACCCTCAGGTGCCCTCAGGTGTCCTCTGGTACCCTCAGGTGCCCTCTAGTGCCCTCAGGTGCCCTCTAGTGCCCTCAGGTGCCCTCAGGTGCCCTCAGGTACCCTCTAGTGCCCTCTAG
- the LOC138351185 gene encoding mucin-19-like yields the protein MIHQSQNVTQQVGAVVNVTQQVGAVVNVTQQVGAVVNVTQQVGAVVNVTQQVGAVVNVTQQVGAVVNVTQQVGAVVNVTQQVGAVVNVTQQVGAVVNVTQQVGAVVNVTQQVGAVVNVTQQVGAVVNVTQQVGAVVNVTQQVGDAVNVTQQVGDAVNKAKQLQRNNQWNL from the coding sequence ATGATCCACCAGTCACAGAACgttacacaacaagtgggagctgtTGTGAACgttacacaacaagtgggagctgtTGTGAACgttacacaacaagtgggagctgtTGTGAACgttacacaacaagtgggagctgtTGTGAACgttacacaacaagtgggagctgtTGTGAACgttacacaacaagtgggagctgtTGTGAACgttacacaacaagtgggagctgtTGTGAACgttacacaacaagtgggagctgtTGTGAACgttacacaacaagtgggagctgtTGTGAACgttacacaacaagtgggagctgtTGTGAACgttacacaacaagtgggagctgtTGTGAACgttacacaacaagtgggagctgtTGTGAACgttacacaacaagtgggagctgtTGTGAACgttacacaacaagtgggagaTGCTGTGAACgttacacaacaagtgggagaTGCTGTGAACAAAGCCAAGCAACTGCAAAGGAATAATCAATGGAACCTTTAA